A portion of the Roseofilum casamattae BLCC-M143 genome contains these proteins:
- a CDS encoding ISAs1 family transposase, producing VAVERTRHLWNKTTYEVQFYLSSLPANAQVLGNIIRQHWGIENQVHWTLDVTFNEDSSRIRSGHSPHNFALLRRWALNALRQETTLKRSLRQKQKRAAMNNDYMFSILSSFCQG from the coding sequence AGTTGCGGTAGAAAGAACTCGTCATCTCTGGAATAAAACAACTTACGAAGTCCAATTCTACCTGTCTTCTTTACCGGCCAATGCTCAAGTTTTAGGCAACATTATTCGCCAACATTGGGGTATTGAAAACCAGGTTCATTGGACTTTAGATGTGACCTTTAATGAAGATTCCAGTCGGATTCGTTCCGGTCATAGTCCTCACAACTTTGCCCTTCTCAGACGTTGGGCGCTCAATGCTCTTCGTCAGGAAACTACTCTCAAGCGTAGTTTACGACAGAAGCAGAAGCGGGCAGCTATGAATAATGACTATATGTTCTCTATCCTCAGTTCCTTTTGTCAAGGGTGA